From a single Sphingobium lignivorans genomic region:
- a CDS encoding TonB-dependent receptor: MAVSDEGATDVIIVTARRRAESLQDTPVAISAFDAETLQERQINRASDLEQITPSLQFKPAGQLSGNSSASVVFIRGVGQLDPTAAVDPGVGIYIDEVYVGRAVGGAIDFGDIAGVEVLRGPQGTLFGRNTIGGAILVRTKEPEIGHFGGEARLRTGTDNLFEGFGVLNLPLGDTAAARVSGGFRKRDGYVIREFDGLDLGNDNGFTLNGAVLWKPSPDIRVNLRADYTKRDEHGAPFVFAGINEQAPVAAIASVAAGCPGATIPFAPLTPGDPRFGAPNVPLINDARCANDFQARGPFVNGGTAEVLSTSEVWGVSGTIVADLSPRFTLKSISAYRSTEARGIRDADNTPFLLITTDVGAQSDQFSQELQLQYASRSVNAILGGYYFHEKTNERATVPLSFPPSPPVIASLLAGGPGSRDLQVSDLKTKSFAVFGEVSVKPIENLEVSGGLRYTRDEKYYRGTVLNLFPATLPDPDPLPTTAIPDGGPLFIYPGPYERAFSALTGSASIRYSWSRAISTYASYARSFKSGGFNTRYNAAPPGNVPTPFDEETVDSYEIGAKFDLGDVRLSAAAFIAEYTDIQLIFRQGVVPLLFNAGKARIKGLEGELNYRSRNSGLQLDLSGSVLDDRILSITPVPGATATVAPGDDLPFTPSFQGSFGIGYEIPIDRMTLTPRFDGTYNTKITFITGSVPEIEQGDYFVGNASITLADKDRGWKLTGGVLNLFDERYLVQGNASLGTLGYAEKIYARPRNWYLQASFSF, from the coding sequence ATGGCCGTGAGCGATGAAGGCGCGACCGACGTGATCATTGTGACGGCGCGGCGAAGGGCGGAGTCGTTGCAGGATACGCCCGTCGCCATCTCGGCCTTCGATGCCGAGACCCTGCAGGAGCGCCAGATCAATCGCGCGAGCGATCTCGAGCAGATCACGCCCAGCCTCCAGTTCAAACCCGCCGGCCAGCTTTCCGGCAACAGTTCAGCCTCGGTGGTCTTCATCCGTGGCGTGGGCCAGCTCGACCCCACAGCGGCGGTCGATCCCGGCGTCGGCATCTACATCGACGAGGTCTATGTCGGGCGCGCCGTCGGCGGCGCGATCGACTTTGGTGACATTGCCGGCGTCGAGGTGCTGCGCGGCCCGCAGGGAACGCTGTTCGGCCGCAATACGATCGGCGGCGCCATTCTCGTGCGCACCAAGGAGCCGGAGATCGGCCATTTCGGCGGCGAAGCGCGCTTGCGCACCGGCACGGACAACCTCTTCGAAGGCTTCGGCGTCCTCAACCTTCCGCTGGGCGACACGGCCGCAGCGCGCGTATCCGGCGGCTTCCGCAAGCGCGACGGTTATGTCATCCGCGAGTTCGACGGGCTCGATCTGGGCAATGACAACGGCTTCACCCTGAACGGCGCGGTGCTCTGGAAGCCTTCGCCCGACATTCGCGTGAACCTGCGCGCCGACTACACCAAGCGTGACGAACATGGCGCTCCGTTCGTGTTCGCCGGGATCAACGAGCAGGCGCCGGTCGCGGCGATCGCGAGTGTAGCAGCCGGTTGCCCGGGCGCCACCATCCCGTTCGCGCCGCTGACGCCGGGCGATCCGCGCTTCGGCGCGCCGAATGTCCCGCTCATCAACGATGCGCGGTGCGCCAATGATTTTCAGGCGCGTGGTCCGTTCGTGAACGGCGGTACAGCGGAGGTGCTGAGCACGTCCGAAGTCTGGGGCGTGTCCGGAACGATCGTTGCCGATCTGAGCCCGCGCTTCACGCTCAAGTCGATCAGCGCCTATCGCTCGACCGAAGCGCGCGGCATCCGCGATGCGGACAACACGCCGTTCCTGCTGATTACCACGGACGTGGGTGCGCAGTCCGACCAGTTCAGCCAGGAACTCCAGCTTCAATATGCCTCGCGCAGCGTGAACGCGATTCTTGGCGGCTATTATTTCCACGAGAAGACCAACGAGCGGGCGACGGTGCCCCTGTCCTTCCCGCCGTCGCCGCCCGTCATTGCCTCGCTGCTGGCCGGCGGACCGGGGTCGCGCGACTTGCAGGTTTCGGACCTCAAGACGAAGTCCTTCGCGGTCTTCGGCGAAGTGTCGGTCAAGCCGATCGAGAATCTCGAAGTGTCGGGCGGCCTGCGCTATACGCGGGACGAGAAATATTATCGCGGCACGGTGCTCAACCTGTTCCCCGCGACTCTGCCCGATCCCGACCCGCTGCCCACCACCGCCATTCCGGATGGCGGGCCGCTGTTCATCTATCCGGGGCCTTATGAGCGGGCCTTCTCGGCACTCACCGGATCCGCGAGCATCCGCTATTCCTGGTCCCGCGCGATCAGCACTTATGCGTCCTATGCCCGCAGCTTCAAGTCCGGCGGCTTCAACACGCGCTACAATGCCGCCCCTCCGGGCAACGTGCCGACGCCATTCGACGAGGAGACGGTCGACAGCTACGAGATCGGCGCGAAATTCGATCTTGGCGATGTCCGCCTGAGCGCGGCGGCATTCATTGCCGAATATACGGATATCCAGCTGATCTTCCGGCAGGGCGTGGTGCCGCTGCTGTTCAATGCCGGCAAGGCGCGGATCAAGGGCCTGGAAGGCGAGCTCAATTATCGCTCGCGCAATTCCGGCCTGCAGCTCGACCTGTCGGGCAGCGTGCTGGATGACCGAATCCTCAGCATCACGCCGGTGCCGGGCGCCACCGCGACCGTCGCACCGGGCGACGATCTGCCGTTCACGCCCTCCTTCCAGGGCAGTTTCGGCATCGGATATGAAATTCCGATCGACCGCATGACGCTGACGCCCCGGTTCGACGGCACTTACAACACGAAGATCACCTTCATTACCGGCAGCGTCCCGGAAATCGAGCAGGGCGACTATTTCGTCGGCAATGCCTCGATCACCCTGGCCGACAAGGATCGCGGCTGGAAGCTGACCGGCGGTGTGCTCAACCTGTTCGACGAGCGCTACCTGGTCCAGGGCAACGCGTCGCTCGGCACGCTGGGCTACGCGGAGAAGATCTACGCGCGGCCGAGGAACTGGTATCTTCAGGCCTCCTTCTCGTTCTGA
- a CDS encoding VIT1/CCC1 transporter family protein — MRPHKEQHLVSRIGWLRAAVLGANDGIVSTASLILGVAASGADRPALLIAGAAGLVAGAMSMAAGEYVSVSSQADTEQSDLARERKELATAPEAELSELADIYAARGVDPATARSVAEQMMRFDALKAHARDELHINEVTTARPVIAALTSAATFTVGAALPLLLAALLPMSMMVAGEAAGSILFLGTLGAVGAIAGGARPLKPVMRVVFWGALAMAITAGIGRLVGTAV, encoded by the coding sequence ATGAGGCCACATAAGGAACAGCATCTCGTCTCGCGCATCGGCTGGCTACGTGCGGCGGTGTTGGGCGCGAACGACGGCATCGTCTCCACGGCGAGCCTCATCCTCGGCGTTGCTGCTTCCGGCGCGGATCGCCCGGCCTTGCTGATTGCCGGCGCTGCAGGGCTGGTGGCCGGTGCGATGTCGATGGCGGCCGGGGAATATGTCTCCGTCAGCTCGCAGGCCGACACCGAGCAATCCGACCTCGCGCGCGAACGGAAAGAGCTTGCCACGGCGCCCGAAGCCGAACTTTCGGAACTGGCCGACATTTACGCGGCTCGGGGCGTCGATCCCGCGACGGCACGCTCGGTGGCAGAGCAGATGATGCGTTTCGATGCCCTCAAGGCGCATGCGCGCGACGAGCTGCACATCAACGAAGTGACGACCGCCAGACCGGTCATTGCGGCTCTCACGTCGGCAGCCACCTTCACGGTGGGCGCCGCGCTGCCACTCCTGCTCGCCGCCTTGCTCCCCATGTCGATGATGGTCGCGGGCGAAGCGGCCGGATCGATCCTGTTCCTGGGCACCCTCGGCGCTGTCGGCGCCATTGCGGGCGGCGCCCGACCATTGAAACCCGTGATGCGCGTGGTCTTCTGGGGCGCGCTTGCCATGGCCATCACCGCGGGGATCGGTCGACTGGTGGGGACCGCCGTCTGA
- a CDS encoding TolC family protein yields the protein MRWAWLLLAGATMPALAQSDLPPAELAARALDAQPTVEAAVARVAAARAEGDAMRIGPHEITAQGTASRRSIEQGDRFAEYDATISRPFRLPGKAALDRRAGALGVEIAQDRMEDVRHHAALTLGSLWYDWLLATELHRNADALVQTQQALVDGTRRRVRARDAAELDLQQAEAALALAQAQRGDAAAMRDRARALLASRFPDLPLPIEPPSILAPVASAEELSELQMLIVERSHEIAAASGEAARESVLAQRARADRIADPSLGVRLFSERGGEERGAGLFVSLPLGGGHRRAVARRAEAQASAAQSELTAVEREIIGDAAADVAEYRARHTAWEASRDAVSRAEQSAALAARGQQLGAIDLADRLYADRQANEARAQELTARAAAARLILKLRIDSHMLWMD from the coding sequence ATGAGATGGGCGTGGCTCCTGCTGGCCGGCGCGACGATGCCGGCGCTCGCGCAGAGCGACCTGCCGCCAGCCGAACTCGCCGCGCGCGCGCTCGATGCCCAGCCGACCGTCGAGGCCGCTGTCGCCCGGGTCGCGGCGGCGCGGGCGGAAGGCGACGCGATGCGCATCGGGCCGCACGAGATCACGGCGCAAGGCACCGCCTCGCGCCGCTCCATCGAGCAGGGCGATCGCTTCGCCGAATATGACGCCACGATCAGCCGGCCCTTCCGCCTGCCCGGCAAGGCGGCGCTGGACAGGCGCGCGGGCGCGCTCGGCGTCGAGATCGCCCAGGACCGGATGGAGGATGTGCGCCATCATGCGGCGTTGACGCTGGGCAGCTTGTGGTACGACTGGCTGCTGGCCACGGAGCTGCATCGCAATGCCGATGCGCTGGTGCAGACCCAGCAGGCGCTGGTGGACGGCACGCGCAGGCGCGTGCGCGCGCGGGACGCTGCCGAGCTCGATCTCCAGCAGGCCGAAGCGGCGCTGGCGCTTGCCCAGGCACAGCGCGGCGATGCGGCAGCCATGCGCGACCGGGCACGCGCACTGCTCGCCAGCCGCTTCCCGGACCTGCCTCTGCCGATCGAGCCCCCCAGCATCCTGGCGCCGGTCGCATCGGCCGAGGAGCTTAGCGAGCTGCAGATGCTGATCGTCGAACGCAGCCACGAAATTGCCGCCGCCAGCGGGGAAGCGGCGCGCGAGTCCGTGCTTGCCCAGCGTGCCCGGGCCGATCGCATCGCCGATCCCTCGCTCGGCGTCCGCCTGTTCAGCGAACGGGGCGGCGAGGAACGCGGCGCAGGCCTTTTCGTCTCCCTCCCTCTGGGTGGCGGCCACCGCCGCGCCGTTGCGCGCCGCGCCGAAGCCCAGGCCTCCGCAGCCCAATCCGAACTCACCGCCGTCGAGCGCGAGATCATCGGCGATGCCGCGGCCGACGTCGCCGAATATCGCGCGCGCCACACCGCCTGGGAGGCCAGCCGCGACGCCGTCTCGCGCGCCGAGCAGAGCGCCGCGCTGGCCGCGCGGGGCCAGCAACTGGGCGCGATCGATCTCGCCGATCGCCTCTACGCCGACCGGCAGGCGAATGAAGCCCGCGCGCAGGAACTCACCGCGCGCGCCGCCGCGGCACGCCTCATCCTCAAGCTGCGGATCGACTCACACATGCTGTGGATGGATTAG
- a CDS encoding DUF3240 domain-containing protein codes for MSRLVLTIFCAASDGQTIAAALRDALDAPVHLRREDVLGRDFGDAGTGERVAGTLLRMAVEVEIMAGQVAEAVATASRARRRLPFRWRTVAMLDGGRVE; via the coding sequence ATGAGCCGGCTGGTGCTGACCATCTTCTGCGCAGCGAGCGACGGCCAGACGATCGCCGCCGCCCTGCGAGACGCGCTGGACGCGCCCGTCCACCTGCGCCGCGAAGATGTGCTCGGCCGGGATTTCGGCGATGCCGGCACGGGCGAGCGGGTCGCGGGCACGCTGCTCCGCATGGCGGTGGAGGTGGAAATCATGGCCGGACAGGTGGCCGAAGCTGTCGCGACGGCGAGCCGCGCGCGGCGTCGGCTGCCGTTCCGCTGGCGCACCGTGGCGATGCTCGATGGAGGACGTGTGGAATGA
- a CDS encoding efflux RND transporter permease subunit, giving the protein MLRALVTWSLSYRLLVLALTLTVGVLGALAYASLPVDAYPNMAQTQVKIILKAPGMTPEEVETRVIAPIELEMLGLPNQAVLRSTAKYAIADITIDFTDGTDIYWARQQVGERLAGVMADMPEGVTGGMAPISTPLSDVFMFTIDGPLSLTEKRELLDWTIRPALRTVPGVADVNALGGHVRTYEVRPDPVALAAARLSVDDLRNAIERGNRNDGAGRLSVGEEALIVRAVGAIRDAADIERMAIVTRNGAIVRVGDVASVGAGSLTRYGGVTAHGKGEAVQGLVIALRGADARLVVDGINARVAELQHSMPKGTRLTIFYDRSDLIGRAVNTVQKALIEATVLVIVLLILFLGDWRAAAIVASTLPMAALTTFLFMRGMGLSANLMSLGGLAIAIGMLVDGAVVVVENVVDRLNHAKDEAVPRLHVVFRATAEVIVPVSAGLVIIALVFLPLLSLQGLEGKLFAPVALTIMFALAGSLLLALTLVPVLASFGLKAGHHGEPWIMRKLSPRYAALLGGAFARKKLVYGLAAAGLVLAGLAYGSVGKTFMPTMDEGSVVIQVTKLPTVGLDRSLALTTRIEAELMAKVPEVTGVISRTGTDEIGLDPMGLNETDLFVTLRPSSEWRGDRAFVVEEMRKTLEGMPGFDPSFTQPIEMRVAEMLTGARGDLAVKIFGPDLATLAELAGRIQRVLQSTRGASEVLTVANETIDYLQLDIDRAAAGRAAMPVDMLQDSLRAQLEGLPAGVVAEGQKRVPVVIRGAEDVRSDPMSFADLQVTTPSGELARVSDLARIERVEGPIRLDHESGSRYALVQAFVSGRDLVGYVDEARTRVAAEVALPAGYRLVWGGQFENQQRASARLMLVIPLALLLIFCVLYVTLKSLRGSLLILANIPFAAVGGIIALWMTGEYLSVPASVGFIALLGIAVLNGLVLVAYFRQLREEGLPMAQAVRTGAERRLRPVMMTASITAFGLVPLLFATGPGSEIQRPLAIVVIGGLFTSTLLTLVLLPILYERFGESRKEAQA; this is encoded by the coding sequence ATGCTGCGCGCGCTGGTCACCTGGTCGCTTTCCTACCGCCTGCTCGTGCTGGCGCTGACGCTCACCGTCGGCGTGCTGGGCGCCCTTGCCTATGCCTCGCTGCCGGTCGATGCCTACCCGAACATGGCCCAGACCCAGGTCAAGATCATCCTCAAGGCACCGGGCATGACGCCCGAGGAAGTCGAGACGCGGGTAATCGCGCCCATCGAACTGGAGATGCTGGGTCTGCCCAATCAGGCCGTGCTGCGCTCGACGGCGAAATATGCCATTGCCGACATCACCATCGATTTCACCGACGGCACGGACATCTACTGGGCGCGCCAGCAGGTCGGCGAGCGGCTGGCAGGGGTGATGGCGGACATGCCCGAGGGCGTGACCGGCGGCATGGCGCCCATTTCCACGCCGCTCTCGGACGTCTTCATGTTCACGATCGACGGCCCCCTGTCGCTGACGGAAAAACGCGAGCTGCTGGACTGGACGATCCGCCCCGCTTTGCGCACCGTGCCGGGCGTCGCGGACGTGAATGCGCTGGGCGGGCATGTCCGCACATATGAGGTGCGGCCCGATCCGGTGGCACTGGCGGCGGCGCGCCTTTCCGTCGATGATCTCAGGAACGCCATCGAGCGCGGCAACCGCAACGATGGCGCGGGCCGCCTCTCGGTGGGCGAGGAAGCGCTGATCGTCCGTGCGGTCGGCGCCATCCGCGACGCCGCCGACATCGAGCGTATGGCGATCGTCACGCGCAACGGCGCGATCGTCCGCGTGGGGGATGTCGCCAGCGTCGGCGCGGGGTCCCTGACGCGCTATGGCGGCGTCACGGCGCATGGCAAGGGCGAGGCCGTGCAGGGCCTCGTCATCGCCCTGCGCGGCGCCGATGCCCGGCTCGTGGTCGACGGGATCAATGCGCGGGTGGCCGAACTGCAGCACAGCATGCCCAAAGGCACCCGGCTCACGATCTTCTACGATCGCTCGGACCTCATCGGCCGGGCCGTGAACACGGTGCAGAAGGCGCTGATCGAGGCGACGGTGCTCGTCATCGTGCTGCTCATCCTGTTTCTGGGCGACTGGCGCGCGGCAGCGATCGTGGCCTCGACGCTGCCGATGGCGGCGCTCACCACCTTCCTGTTCATGCGCGGCATGGGGCTCTCGGCGAACCTCATGAGCCTGGGTGGCCTCGCCATCGCCATCGGCATGCTGGTCGATGGCGCCGTGGTCGTCGTCGAGAATGTCGTGGACCGGCTCAATCACGCGAAGGACGAGGCAGTTCCGCGCCTTCATGTCGTGTTCCGCGCGACCGCCGAAGTCATCGTGCCGGTCTCGGCCGGGCTCGTCATCATCGCGCTGGTCTTCCTGCCCCTGCTCTCGCTGCAGGGACTGGAAGGCAAGCTGTTCGCGCCGGTCGCGCTCACCATCATGTTCGCGCTCGCCGGGTCACTGCTGCTCGCGCTCACGCTGGTGCCGGTGCTGGCTTCCTTTGGCCTCAAGGCGGGTCATCATGGCGAGCCCTGGATCATGCGCAAGCTCTCGCCGCGCTATGCCGCGCTGCTCGGCGGCGCCTTCGCGCGCAAGAAGCTGGTCTACGGGCTGGCGGCCGCCGGGCTGGTGCTCGCAGGGCTGGCTTATGGTTCAGTCGGCAAGACCTTCATGCCGACGATGGACGAGGGATCGGTGGTGATCCAGGTCACCAAGCTGCCGACCGTCGGTCTCGACCGCTCGCTGGCGCTGACCACGCGGATCGAGGCGGAGCTGATGGCGAAAGTGCCGGAAGTGACCGGCGTCATCTCGCGTACCGGTACCGACGAGATCGGGCTCGATCCGATGGGGCTCAACGAGACCGACCTGTTCGTGACGCTCCGGCCTTCGTCCGAGTGGCGCGGCGATCGCGCGTTCGTCGTGGAGGAGATGCGCAAGACGCTGGAAGGCATGCCCGGTTTCGACCCGAGCTTCACCCAGCCGATCGAGATGCGCGTCGCCGAGATGCTCACCGGCGCGCGCGGCGACCTCGCGGTTAAGATCTTCGGGCCGGACCTCGCCACGCTGGCGGAGCTGGCCGGCAGAATACAGCGCGTGCTCCAGTCCACGCGCGGCGCCTCCGAAGTGCTGACCGTTGCCAACGAGACTATCGACTATCTCCAGCTCGACATCGATCGTGCCGCCGCCGGGCGCGCTGCCATGCCCGTCGACATGCTGCAGGACAGCTTGCGGGCACAGCTGGAGGGCCTGCCCGCCGGCGTGGTCGCGGAAGGACAGAAGCGCGTGCCGGTGGTGATCCGCGGCGCGGAAGACGTGCGCAGCGATCCCATGAGCTTTGCCGACCTGCAGGTGACGACGCCCTCGGGCGAGCTGGCGCGGGTCAGCGATCTTGCCCGCATCGAGCGCGTGGAGGGGCCGATACGCCTCGATCACGAGAGCGGCTCGCGCTATGCGCTGGTGCAGGCGTTCGTCTCCGGGCGCGATCTCGTCGGCTATGTCGACGAGGCGCGGACCAGGGTCGCGGCCGAAGTCGCACTGCCCGCCGGCTATCGGCTCGTCTGGGGCGGCCAGTTCGAGAACCAGCAGCGCGCCTCGGCGCGGCTGATGCTGGTCATTCCGCTCGCACTGCTGCTGATCTTCTGCGTGCTCTACGTGACGCTCAAGTCACTGCGCGGATCGCTGCTGATCCTCGCCAACATTCCCTTCGCCGCCGTGGGCGGGATCATCGCCCTGTGGATGACGGGCGAGTATCTTTCCGTGCCGGCCTCGGTCGGGTTCATCGCGCTGCTCGGCATCGCAGTGCTCAACGGACTGGTCCTGGTCGCCTATTTCCGCCAGCTGCGCGAGGAAGGGTTGCCGATGGCGCAGGCCGTGCGCACCGGGGCGGAGCGGCGCCTGCGCCCGGTGATGATGACGGCGAGCATCACGGCCTTCGGCCTCGTGCCGCTGCTGTTCGCGACCGGACCGGGATCGGAGATCCAGCGGCCGCTCGCCATCGTGGTGATCGGCGGGCTGTTCACCTCGACGCTGCTCACTCTGGTGCTGCTGCCCATCCTCTACGAACGCTTCGGCGAAAGCCGCAAGGAGGCGCAGGCATGA
- a CDS encoding efflux RND transporter periplasmic adaptor subunit → MLGSRLLPTLALLAALGGCSGNGSETAGNDAAAQDGPGAPAGILPLSAAEMDRIGVRFAAAETANDIPVATVPGTLAPPPNARVAVAAVIPGVVTRTLVVEGDMVRAGQPLAVVTARELFTLGAGIEQAAARVEVARASDRRLGQLAREGVIAGARADEARAALREAQAELNEQKRIVRLVNGSPGQGSYTLTAPIAGRITTASIQTGSPVSESTAAYVIDAASRYELTAQLPERLLGQVRTGMGVRLPGDIRGEITSVGTVLDPQTRSATLRARIPPGPGIVSGRALPVTILAPAPAGTFLVPAGAVLDVNGKPSLFVRTPQGVAVRAVSVGDQADGRVLIRAGLRPGEQIAVAGMSELKAIAGQD, encoded by the coding sequence ATGCTGGGATCCCGGCTCCTGCCGACGCTTGCTCTGCTTGCCGCCCTGGGCGGCTGTTCCGGGAACGGGAGCGAGACTGCCGGCAATGATGCCGCCGCGCAGGACGGCCCCGGAGCGCCGGCCGGCATTCTTCCCTTGTCCGCAGCGGAAATGGATCGGATCGGTGTCCGCTTCGCCGCTGCCGAGACCGCAAATGACATTCCCGTCGCCACCGTACCCGGGACGCTGGCGCCGCCGCCCAATGCCCGCGTTGCGGTCGCAGCCGTCATCCCCGGCGTGGTGACGCGCACACTGGTCGTCGAAGGGGACATGGTCCGTGCCGGCCAGCCGCTGGCCGTGGTCACCGCGCGCGAGCTGTTCACGCTCGGCGCGGGTATCGAGCAGGCCGCGGCCCGCGTCGAGGTGGCACGCGCCAGCGACCGGCGGCTGGGCCAGCTTGCCCGCGAGGGCGTCATCGCAGGCGCGCGGGCCGATGAAGCGCGTGCGGCCTTGCGGGAGGCGCAGGCGGAGCTGAACGAGCAGAAGCGCATCGTCCGACTCGTCAACGGTTCGCCCGGGCAAGGCAGCTATACGCTGACCGCGCCCATTGCGGGGCGGATCACCACGGCCTCCATCCAGACCGGCAGCCCCGTGAGCGAATCGACCGCTGCCTATGTGATCGACGCTGCGAGCCGCTATGAGCTGACCGCCCAGTTGCCCGAGCGCCTGCTGGGGCAGGTCCGCACCGGCATGGGCGTGCGCCTGCCCGGCGACATACGCGGCGAGATCACCAGCGTCGGCACGGTGCTGGATCCCCAGACCCGCTCAGCTACGCTGCGCGCCCGCATTCCTCCCGGGCCCGGCATCGTCTCCGGACGCGCTCTCCCTGTCACCATCCTGGCCCCGGCCCCGGCGGGCACATTCCTCGTCCCCGCCGGCGCGGTGCTGGATGTGAACGGCAAACCCAGCCTGTTCGTGCGCACGCCGCAAGGCGTGGCGGTGCGCGCGGTGAGCGTGGGCGACCAGGCAGACGGCCGCGTGCTCATCCGCGCGGGGCTGCGGCCGGGCGAGCAGATCGCCGTCGCCGGCATGAGCGAACTCAAGGCGATTGCGGGGCAGGACTGA
- a CDS encoding response regulator transcription factor gives MRILLVEDEPALAQRVTANLARHGMTCEWLSNAEDALDFASDGFTVLVVDVGLPGMSGIDLVRALRARSLATPILILTARSSWEEKVEGLNAGADDFIVKPVRTEELVARLHALARRAFGHSATRIAVGAIAIDTASSEAWLDDAPLALTASEFRLLQMLAYRAGRTLTRQTILDNLYSLASERDENAIEVLVGRLRRKIGRERIVTVRGLGYRLEA, from the coding sequence ATGCGGATCCTCCTCGTCGAAGACGAACCCGCGCTCGCGCAGCGCGTGACGGCCAATCTGGCCCGTCACGGCATGACCTGCGAATGGCTGTCGAACGCGGAGGATGCGCTCGATTTCGCGAGCGATGGTTTCACCGTTCTGGTCGTGGATGTCGGCTTGCCCGGCATGTCCGGCATCGATCTGGTCCGGGCGTTGCGCGCGCGATCGCTGGCGACGCCGATCCTTATCCTTACGGCCCGCAGCAGCTGGGAAGAGAAGGTGGAGGGGCTCAATGCCGGCGCGGACGACTTCATCGTCAAGCCGGTACGCACGGAGGAACTGGTCGCGCGCCTCCATGCGCTGGCCCGCCGCGCCTTCGGGCACAGCGCGACGCGGATCGCTGTCGGCGCCATCGCGATCGATACGGCGAGCAGCGAGGCCTGGCTCGACGATGCACCGCTGGCGCTCACCGCCAGCGAATTCCGCCTCCTGCAGATGCTGGCCTACCGGGCCGGGCGGACGCTGACGCGGCAGACAATCCTCGACAATCTCTACAGCCTCGCCAGCGAGCGGGACGAGAATGCGATAGAGGTGCTGGTCGGCCGCCTGCGCCGCAAGATCGGCCGCGAGCGGATCGTGACCGTGCGCGGCCTTGGCTATCGGCTGGAGGCATGA
- a CDS encoding sensor histidine kinase: MSMGQGLRLRGSLQFRLIVGSAVGVVLAVLLAGLFIGNLYRIHTTERFQSELDHHLSELIAMTRVDAAGMPRIPQPLSDPQFNARHSGLYWQVDGGEGRIARSVSLGADRLAVHSDDSAWETGRAGDQMLLQRSARVTLDGHEVVATIASAQELLEEQISHFWSDLAWSMSAVGLLLLAGAIALVRFGLAPVRRLGEEVDRLRHGEVARLDPDVPTEFAPLVERLNALLAAQAQLISRARTQSGNLAHNLRTPLALIMDEAEQLRLAGHVETADFLLGRSALMQRQIDYHLTRAAAGGTRGAGTLTEVAPLLDQIITAMKRLHAGRDIAFEVDLPPGLRLPCDRGDLAEILSNLIDNACKWCRHRVIITGAPGGIEVRDDGKGIAAANLQAVLIPGTRLDPETPGTGLGLAATADLLKFSGGELTLGAASEGGLSARVSFAEER, from the coding sequence ATGAGCATGGGGCAGGGCCTGCGTCTGCGCGGCAGCCTGCAATTTCGCCTGATCGTCGGTTCGGCGGTGGGGGTGGTGCTGGCGGTCCTGCTGGCCGGGCTCTTCATCGGCAATCTCTACCGGATCCACACCACCGAGCGCTTCCAGAGCGAACTGGACCATCATTTGAGCGAGCTGATCGCGATGACCCGGGTGGACGCGGCCGGGATGCCGAGGATCCCCCAGCCGCTCTCCGATCCGCAGTTCAATGCGCGGCATTCGGGGCTCTACTGGCAAGTGGATGGCGGCGAGGGGCGCATTGCGCGCTCCGTCTCGCTCGGTGCGGATCGCCTTGCGGTGCATAGCGATGACAGCGCGTGGGAAACGGGCCGGGCGGGCGACCAGATGCTGCTCCAGCGCAGTGCGCGCGTGACCCTGGACGGACATGAGGTCGTCGCCACGATCGCCTCGGCGCAGGAGTTGCTGGAAGAGCAGATCAGCCATTTCTGGAGCGATCTCGCCTGGTCCATGTCCGCGGTCGGCCTGCTGCTGCTCGCTGGCGCCATCGCGCTGGTCCGCTTCGGCCTGGCGCCCGTGCGGCGGCTTGGCGAGGAAGTCGACCGCCTGCGGCATGGCGAGGTGGCGCGGCTCGACCCGGACGTGCCGACGGAATTCGCGCCGCTCGTCGAGCGCCTCAATGCCCTGCTTGCCGCGCAGGCGCAGCTCATCAGCCGCGCTCGCACACAGTCCGGCAATCTCGCGCACAATCTGCGCACCCCGCTGGCGCTGATCATGGACGAGGCCGAGCAGTTGCGCCTCGCCGGCCATGTCGAGACGGCGGACTTCCTGCTGGGGCGCAGCGCGCTGATGCAGCGCCAGATCGACTATCACCTGACGCGCGCGGCCGCCGGCGGCACGCGCGGCGCCGGCACGCTCACGGAAGTCGCGCCCCTGCTGGACCAGATCATCACGGCCATGAAGCGCCTGCACGCGGGCCGCGACATCGCCTTCGAGGTCGACCTGCCGCCCGGCCTGCGGCTCCCCTGCGATCGCGGCGACCTGGCGGAAATTCTTTCCAACCTCATCGACAATGCCTGCAAATGGTGCCGCCACCGCGTCATCATCACCGGGGCGCCCGGGGGCATCGAGGTCCGCGACGACGGCAAGGGCATCGCGGCGGCCAATCTTCAGGCGGTGCTCATCCCCGGCACCCGGCTCGATCCCGAGACGCCGGGCACGGGCCTGGGACTGGCCGCGACGGCCGATCTCCTGAAATTCTCCGGAGGCGAGCTGACGCTCGGCGCGGCGAGCGAAGGCGGATTGTCCGCCAGAGTGTCCTTCGCGGAAGAGCGCTGA